A single genomic interval of uncultured Pseudodesulfovibrio sp. harbors:
- a CDS encoding sigma-54 dependent transcriptional regulator, with the protein MPEKILVVDDDRAFQGMLVEALLDSGYEVGTASSAEEGIKKAGSGKFDLILHDIKLPGMSGLEALPHLAEAAPDVDVIVMTGYASKDSGVQAMQRGAYDYFTKPFSLGEMEVVVRRALEKRRLQTELADLKRRGSESPLGRIIGQSAPMMAVKERIARVAELNADVLIMGETGTGKELVSDTIHALSSRSGGPFVKVNCAAIPENLIESELFGHEKGAFTGAASAKQGKFELAKGGSILLDEIGDMPLNLQPKLLRAVEQKQAERLGGVKPVEYDVRIIAATNQELEQRVEAGEFRSDLYYRLNVATLILPPLRDRKSDLPQLSEFFLDRANRRLGTDISAISTEAMEIFFNYDWPGNVRQFANAVERAAIFCRSSVITPAEVDQAFSNKQPAAESDMAVLPGAGLPLKEALKEFEKTLIINALREAGGTQTEAADTLGISAKNLWNKLQKHGIDPASFKG; encoded by the coding sequence GTGCCGGAAAAAATACTCGTCGTTGATGACGACCGCGCCTTTCAGGGCATGCTGGTTGAAGCGCTTTTGGACTCGGGCTATGAAGTCGGTACTGCCTCCTCTGCTGAAGAGGGGATAAAAAAGGCCGGGTCCGGGAAGTTCGACCTTATCCTGCATGACATCAAGCTGCCCGGTATGTCCGGCCTTGAGGCGTTGCCACATCTGGCCGAGGCCGCACCGGACGTGGATGTCATTGTCATGACCGGCTATGCGTCCAAGGATTCCGGCGTGCAGGCCATGCAGCGCGGAGCCTATGACTATTTTACCAAGCCGTTTTCCCTCGGCGAGATGGAAGTGGTGGTCCGGCGGGCGCTTGAGAAGCGGCGTCTCCAGACCGAATTGGCTGATCTCAAACGGCGCGGCAGTGAAAGTCCGCTGGGCAGGATCATCGGCCAGTCCGCGCCCATGATGGCCGTGAAGGAGCGCATCGCCCGTGTTGCCGAACTCAATGCCGACGTCCTTATCATGGGCGAAACCGGCACCGGCAAGGAGCTTGTCTCCGATACCATCCACGCCCTGAGTTCCCGGTCCGGCGGGCCGTTCGTCAAGGTCAACTGTGCCGCCATTCCGGAAAACCTTATCGAGAGCGAACTGTTCGGACACGAGAAGGGGGCGTTCACCGGGGCCGCATCCGCCAAGCAGGGCAAGTTCGAGCTGGCCAAGGGCGGTTCCATCCTGCTTGATGAAATCGGCGACATGCCGCTCAATCTCCAGCCCAAGCTGCTCCGCGCCGTGGAACAGAAGCAGGCCGAGCGTCTCGGCGGGGTCAAGCCCGTGGAATACGACGTACGCATCATCGCGGCCACCAATCAGGAGCTTGAACAGCGTGTGGAAGCGGGCGAGTTCCGCAGTGATCTTTACTACCGTCTCAACGTTGCGACCCTGATCCTGCCCCCCCTGCGTGACCGCAAAAGCGACCTGCCCCAGCTCTCGGAGTTCTTTCTGGACCGCGCCAACCGGCGTCTGGGCACGGACATCAGCGCCATTTCCACCGAGGCCATGGAGATCTTCTTCAATTACGACTGGCCCGGTAACGTGCGTCAGTTTGCCAATGCCGTGGAGCGGGCAGCGATCTTCTGCCGTTCCTCGGTCATCACTCCCGCGGAAGTGGATCAGGCCTTTTCCAACAAGCAGCCCGCAGCGGAGAGCGACATGGCTGTCCTGCCCGGTGCGGGGTTGCCGCTCAAGGAAGCGCTCAAGGAATTCGAGAAGACCCTTATCATCAACGCGCTCCGTGAAGCTGGCGGCACCCAGACCGAAGCCGCCGACACGCTGGGAATCTCCGCCAAGAATCTCTGGAACAAGCTCCAGAAGCACGGTATCGACCCCGCTTCATTCAAGGGGTAA
- a CDS encoding Flp family type IVb pilin: protein MTKLMNLIRNEEGATALEYGLIAALIAGVIAGAVTLLGTQVTQVFTDLTTDMSI from the coding sequence ATGACCAAGCTGATGAACCTTATCCGTAACGAAGAAGGCGCAACCGCTCTTGAATACGGCCTGATCGCAGCCCTGATCGCTGGCGTTATCGCCGGTGCCGTCACTCTGCTCGGTACTCAGGTCACTCAGGTCTTCACCGACCTTACCACCGACATGAGCATCTAG
- a CDS encoding A24 family peptidase, with protein MNFTITIILSAALIVAVVTDLKSQRIYNWLTFPLMLAGIVFHTTVGGLDGLLMSAAGFGLGLGVMVLPFLFGMMGAGDVKLMAGIGAWIGASNIFTAFIFTCLAGGVYALAVLFRHREKAGAVLLNIRASIMNFMVTRKFEYAPSAEGALPRLCYGVAIAVGTTAAVVMNFARTGSVLAQ; from the coding sequence ATGAATTTCACCATCACCATCATTCTTTCGGCGGCACTCATCGTCGCGGTCGTCACCGACCTGAAGAGTCAGCGCATCTACAACTGGCTGACTTTCCCGCTCATGCTTGCGGGAATCGTTTTTCACACCACCGTCGGCGGTCTGGACGGACTGCTCATGAGCGCGGCGGGCTTCGGCCTCGGTCTCGGCGTCATGGTTCTTCCGTTCCTTTTCGGAATGATGGGCGCGGGCGACGTCAAGCTCATGGCCGGTATCGGCGCATGGATCGGCGCATCCAATATCTTCACGGCATTCATTTTCACCTGTCTGGCCGGTGGCGTTTACGCCCTTGCCGTTCTTTTCCGCCATCGTGAAAAGGCCGGGGCCGTGCTGCTGAACATCCGGGCGAGCATCATGAATTTCATGGTCACCAGGAAGTTCGAGTATGCCCCGTCCGCAGAAGGCGCATTGCCGCGACTCTGTTACGGCGTCGCCATCGCCGTGGGAACAACGGCAGCGGTCGTCATGAATTTTGCCCGGACCGGTTCGGTCCTGGCGCAGTAG
- the cpaB gene encoding Flp pilus assembly protein CpaB gives MSKSSRAVIQISIALVLALGAGVLMFKWSSSVSKQKPVAQVAATTPVVVAKVDINRGTKLLPDMLEIREFTKDSCPTGAFPDIKAVEGRVLNVALSQNEAVTDRKLADKSLLGGGVSALIEPGKRAMSVKGNEVMGLAGFVRPGDRVDVLVSMTVGKDEDPVAKLVLERVKVIATGTELAPSGEGQTASVDVYTLELTPEESERMALAATQGTLHFALRNELDSETVLTTGATVRSALASYKPKPKPRKKRRAPVTVEVITGGSSKKMRF, from the coding sequence ATGAGCAAGTCATCAAGAGCCGTTATCCAGATTTCCATCGCCCTGGTTCTCGCACTGGGCGCGGGCGTTCTGATGTTCAAGTGGTCCAGCTCCGTGTCGAAGCAGAAGCCGGTGGCGCAGGTCGCTGCCACTACCCCTGTCGTGGTCGCCAAGGTCGATATCAATCGTGGGACCAAGCTGCTGCCCGACATGCTGGAGATTCGCGAATTTACCAAGGATTCTTGTCCGACCGGCGCATTTCCCGACATCAAGGCCGTTGAAGGCCGTGTCCTGAACGTCGCGTTGAGCCAGAACGAGGCCGTGACCGACAGGAAGCTCGCGGACAAGTCGCTTCTGGGCGGCGGCGTGAGCGCCCTGATCGAACCGGGCAAGCGCGCCATGTCGGTCAAGGGAAACGAGGTCATGGGACTGGCCGGTTTTGTCCGTCCCGGTGACCGCGTGGACGTGCTTGTGTCTATGACAGTGGGCAAGGATGAAGATCCGGTTGCCAAGCTCGTGCTCGAACGCGTCAAGGTCATCGCCACCGGTACGGAACTGGCCCCGAGCGGCGAAGGGCAGACAGCATCCGTGGACGTATACACGCTTGAGCTGACTCCCGAGGAAAGCGAACGCATGGCACTGGCCGCGACACAGGGCACGTTGCATTTCGCCCTGCGTAACGAGCTGGATTCCGAGACCGTGCTGACTACCGGGGCAACCGTCCGGTCCGCACTGGCATCCTACAAGCCGAAGCCCAAGCCTCGCAAGAAGCGCAGGGCTCCGGTGACCGTCGAGGTCATTACCGGCGGCAGCAGCAAGAAGATGCGGTTCTAG
- a CDS encoding type II and III secretion system protein family protein, translated as MFIFRNILWKILVGAAVMVAVIGAASYAMAKVDVLNTEAPGVIRLVAGKSTILNVDKPVSRVSLSSEEAASIIILSPKQIYITAKELGTSTLTLWSGKAVSNIYDLVVTPDVTRLKRMIHEIFPQETAVQVLSSGESITLSGSVNNTGNLTSILALAEAEAPEKVVNLLRVDGVQQVMLEVRVAEMSRTVIKRLGINFISTLNSFTFYSFLNNLTQFTSAGDGTVQLNKVNGIVNYTSKNFNIRGYFDALKANGLIRTLAEPTLTCVSGESADFLVGGEIPIPIPQALGNVAIEFKPFGIGLSFTPTVMSSGLINLQVAPEVSELDYTKKVNLSGFEIPAITTRRAATVIDLADGQSFAIAGLISDQLRENNNRFPGLGDIPILGTLFSSKDFEKSKTELVIIVTAHLAKPLDMEKQTLPTDGFKEADDFEFYMLGLLEGRKDEPKATPVNSAPDDTPQPGTVVRPESGFDGQFGHTWPK; from the coding sequence ATGTTTATATTCAGAAACATACTTTGGAAGATTCTCGTCGGTGCGGCGGTCATGGTGGCCGTCATCGGCGCAGCCTCCTACGCAATGGCAAAGGTCGACGTGCTCAATACCGAGGCTCCGGGCGTCATTCGCCTCGTGGCCGGAAAGTCCACCATTCTGAACGTGGACAAGCCCGTAAGCCGCGTGTCCCTGTCTTCGGAAGAGGCCGCGTCCATCATCATCCTTTCGCCCAAGCAGATTTACATCACCGCCAAGGAACTCGGCACGTCCACGCTGACCCTGTGGTCCGGCAAGGCCGTCTCCAACATTTACGATCTGGTCGTGACCCCCGACGTCACGCGCCTGAAGCGGATGATCCACGAGATATTCCCTCAGGAAACAGCCGTGCAGGTGCTCTCGTCCGGTGAATCCATCACCCTGTCCGGTTCGGTGAACAACACCGGCAACCTGACTTCCATCCTCGCGCTGGCAGAGGCCGAGGCCCCGGAAAAGGTGGTCAATCTCCTGCGGGTGGACGGCGTGCAGCAGGTCATGCTGGAAGTCCGCGTGGCCGAGATGAGCCGTACCGTCATAAAGCGGCTGGGCATCAACTTCATCTCCACGCTCAACAGCTTCACCTTCTACTCCTTCCTGAACAACCTGACGCAGTTCACCTCGGCCGGGGACGGAACGGTCCAGTTGAACAAGGTCAACGGAATCGTCAATTACACCAGCAAGAATTTCAACATTCGCGGTTACTTCGACGCGCTCAAGGCCAACGGCCTGATCCGCACGCTGGCAGAACCGACGCTGACATGCGTTTCCGGTGAATCCGCAGACTTCCTCGTGGGCGGTGAAATACCCATTCCCATTCCGCAGGCGCTCGGTAATGTGGCCATTGAGTTCAAGCCGTTCGGCATCGGCCTGTCGTTTACTCCGACAGTGATGTCCTCCGGGTTGATCAATCTACAGGTCGCTCCCGAAGTGTCGGAACTCGACTACACCAAGAAGGTGAACCTCAGCGGATTTGAAATCCCGGCCATCACCACGCGCCGCGCCGCCACGGTCATCGACCTTGCCGACGGGCAGAGCTTCGCCATTGCCGGACTCATCAGCGACCAGCTGCGCGAGAACAACAACCGGTTCCCCGGACTGGGCGATATCCCGATACTGGGCACCCTGTTCAGCAGCAAGGATTTCGAGAAGAGCAAGACCGAACTGGTGATCATCGTCACCGCACACCTTGCCAAGCCGTTGGACATGGAGAAGCAGACCCTGCCCACCGACGGTTTCAAGGAAGCGGATGACTTCGAGTTTTACATGCTGGGTCTTCTGGAAGGACGGAAGGACGAGCCCAAGGCGACTCCCGTGAACTCCGCCCCCGACGACACGCCGCAGCCCGGTACGGTCGTCAGGCCCGAATCCGGTTTCGACGGACAATTCGGCCATACGTGGCCCAAGTAG